Genomic DNA from Suncus etruscus isolate mSunEtr1 chromosome 13, mSunEtr1.pri.cur, whole genome shotgun sequence:
atgggagggaggactaaaaacattatcagacaaaaaagaactcacactatttgcactaaccaagccAAAACTAattgaactactcagagatgaattgcaCAACCTAAATACCCAATTGCAATAACAACCACCACACTCAATACAATttcacaacagccctctctgtcaataatattaaattctaatgaactaaactcccccattaaaagacacaaagtacagtgttggatcagaaaacaaaaactggatttctgctgcctgcaagaaacacacttaaaagcacaggatagacacagacttagaaaaaaaggatggaaatcaattattcaaccaatgcaaattaaaaagaaagctgggacagccattctttttttgtttgtttcagatattttctttcttttttttatttaaacaactttattacatacgtgaatgtgtttgggtttcagtcatgtaaagaacaccacccatcaccagtgcagcattcccatcatcaatgtcccaaatctccctcctctccacccaacccctgcctgtactctagacaggctttctattttcctcatacattctcattattaggatagttcaaaacttagttatttctctaactaaactcatccctgtttgtggtgagcttcatgaggtgagctgttacttccagctcttttcctttcatgtctgaaagttgttattgcaagaatgtttttcatttttcttaaaacccatagatgagtgagaccattctgcatctttctttctttctctctctctctctctctctctctctctctctctctctctctctctctctctctctctctctctctctctctctctctctctgacttatttcactcagcacatagattccatgtacatccatgtataggaaaatttcatgaattcatctctcctgacagctacataatattctattgtgtatatgtaccacagtttctttagccattcgtctgttgaagggtatcttggctgtttctagagtcttgctatggtaaatagtgctgcaatgaatataggtgtaaggaagggatttctgtattatatttttgtgttcctaggatatatacctaggagtggtatagctggatcgtatgggagctcgatttccagtttttggaggaatctccatatcgctttccataaagcttgaactagacgacattcccaccagcagtggataagagttcctttctctccacatccccaccaacactgcttgttctcattctttgtgatgtgtgccaatctctggggtgtgaggtggtacctcatagttgttttgacttgcatctccctgatgattagtggtgtagAGCATTAAGGAGAGGAGGCTCAGCTCCATGATAGTGCTTGCTCAGGTGCCGTTGTGGGGTACAGAGCAATTGCAGAAGTCCCTGTGCACTTGCCTGAAGGAAGCAGCCCCTCCCAATTGAGCTATGGTTTTGGCTGCTCAACtgatctatcctcttgatatgaCGTATGTATTTAGCCCAATATGTGGTCTATTTTCAAGAATGTCTCTTCTCtattggagaaaaatatgtattaagCTTATGGGGTGAAAATcttgatatatagatatacatatacattagtatgtgtatatgtatatttcttccatttcttcatagCAAGTATTACTTTGCTGAGTTTTAGTCTAATGGATCTATCGAGAAGTGACAGAGAAACGCTGAAgtctttaattattaatatattgctGTCAAAGTATTCCTTGAAATCTATTAACAGTGATTTTGgaggaggtttttttttggaggggtcacatctggcagcacttagggattattcttggctttatgctcagaaatcactcctggcaggcttaggggaccatatgagatgcagggattcaaacaatagaccttctgcatgcaaggcaaatgtcttacctccatgctatctctctggccctattagcagttttttttttttttttttttttttttttttttttgctgctgaagacagaagctttatttttattcatccaGAGAAGGAAAATGCAACATGTGAGGGCATTACAAACTGCAGCAGCCAGACCAGAGGCTCAGTCCACAGCAGAGTCCAACAGTGAGGAGCCACGGTGTGGCGTGGTGTAGTATGGGCGCTGCCTGTCGGAGTAGGTGAGTGGCAGAGTCCCTTTGGATGAGGCCAGGCATCTCCTGGGGAGGCCCTGGGGACAGTCCACACACACCAGCTGCTTCCACTGCGCCGGAAGATTTCAAGTCCAGAGTCCCACATGTGATCAGTGCCCAGGGCAGGGAGGACAATCCAGTGTTGGTttcacataatacacaacatcaagttATTGCCAAGCACTTTGCACTGCAAACTATACTATTTACAAATGCTTCCCAGGGCCGAGCCTCTGATTCACTAGCACCCAAAGAACTGGGCTATTTGATCAGATCTGGAATGTAGCTGGTACTTAAGCCTCTAGACATTGTACAGTCTTTTTTATGGATGCCAAAGCGACATTCGACATACATACTGCTTCTGTATGGCGGGGAAACAGTTGTTCCAGCAACCTTTGCATACTGAGACCACAGCTTACAGTCACTATATCTCAGCCTATTTTATACAAGTGATATGGCTACGAAGGTCCGAGGAGAACGAGAATAAAGTGAGATAAACGTGCTGAAAACTGCTTAAAAGTATTAACCTGATGGTTCTAGAAGTCAGAGAAGAAATCTTGAGGGCCCACGTGAATAATAAATGGTGCGACGCTCAGAGGCTGGCAATAGGGGCTGTCAATGAAAAAACCACCATAGGCTGGGGCTGCTGTGCTGTAGCCATATGGTGTTCCATAGCCTGGAGCTATGTAGCCAGGAGCTGCTGTGGCCCCAACAAAAGCCCCTCTTGTTAGCGTTCCTCTTCCTCTGCCCCGGACAGCCTGGACTGCCGCAGACACAGCTGTATTCACAACACCCTTTGCCTGAGGAataatcttctttttcttattatttgctGCATTGGGTCCAGAAAACAGCTTTTCCAGAGCAGCTAAAGCTGCGCTGGCCTTCGCGACTTTCTTATTTGGACCTGCACCTCTAAATTTCTGCCCATCTACTTCCACCTCCATTACAAAGCGCTTATCATGGCTTCCACCCGTCTCTGAGATGAGTTCGTATTTAAGTCCTCTCCTTTTTTCATTGAGCTCCATCACAGGATTGTTGCCACTTGCTGTGAGGATAGGGCCCTGAGTTCTTACCTCTAAGGTACTGGAGGTTTCAGTTGTAGAATTTCCAGTATTATTGCTTGAATTTGAAGACACTGTTTCATTTTTGCCTTCATTATCTGATTTTTCATCAGAACTCATACATTCAATATCTGCATCAAAGCCCGTTGGATATCCCATTGCCTGCAACACCTTCACTGCTACATGAAGCTTCGCTGTTTTCTTGGATGGTCCTGAGGCTTCGTATGTTGTGCCATCCACATCTACAGACATGGTGAAGACTGGGGCATGGACAGGGCCAGACTGGGATAAGAGTTTGTACTGAAGCCCAGGCCTGATCTGATTTAGTCTCATTAGTGCATTCATAAGGTCTATTGCTTTACTATCcaaaattttccttaaatttcGTTTCATCTTTTTATTGGGATCTTTGTCATCTGTTAATCCATCTTCAAATGGTCTCTTCAGAGCTGAAGACCCAGCACCATCTTTATCTGTAACTGACCAGGAATATTTCTGAAAAGGTTTACTAGATGGAAGGGGGTCCATCTCCAGCACTTTATAAATCTGGCCAAACGCAGATAGTCTAAGTGCATGCTGTGCACTATGGGTGATGTCTTCTTTTTGCTGGACAGTCATATAGCTCAGCGCATCTGTTGGGTCTCGTTCACAAGGATCATGAAGACCAGGACCCCCAGGAAGTAGTATTCCAGATGCCAAACACTCCATTACTCGTCTCAAGGCCTCCCCAGCGCCCAAAGGTCTATTACAAGTACCTATAGACTTTTCACATATAAGCTCTAGTGGCCATCCTTTCAATGGTGCCCATGTGGGGACTCTGTTGCACAAATCACGCAGAATTCGGAGGACAATTACACACGATTTTAATCCATTTGCACTTGCCTGAAACCATTTGGCATGTCGAAGAGACGCCAAGGCATTCAGGCATTTCTGCCTGTCCAATAAGTCCGGAGGATCTTTCATCACAACCTTTTCTCTATCCTTCTTTTCCAATTCATCCCTAATTAGAGGGGAAGTAAGTATCACCTTCAAAGTTAACGTGGGCTCTTTCATATTCCGAATAATAATAGAAGCCTCATCTACACATTGTTCCACTTGGTATTTCTCTTCCGTGAGTTTCTGAATCTGAATAGGAAGATTATCTTTGACTGTATTTAAAAGGGTCTCTGTGGGTTTGTCTTTGCACATTAAAATCAGCTCCAAGTCCATATCATCTTTAATCAGTAAGCCTTTTGCAACCAGGCCAATCCTCATCACACCACACAATGTCCGACCACCTTGATCCTTGGAATGGGTATCTGCAGCCTCTTCCTTCTTCACTTCTGTCTCGCCCTCtgcttttgtgcttttatttgtttcatcCAACCAATCTGAAACATGTTTAAGAGCACATTCAACAGTAGACACCATATTCTGAACAGCTTCGAGTTCTTCTGGTGATGGATATATGGTTGAATGTTTCACCATAACATGGCGATCATCATTGGCAAAAGAGCGAATAGATCTCATGGTTCTCTACAGTATTTTAGCTTCTTTTTCCTatcctttcccctttttcttgTCGTCTTGACTAGACACTGTCTTCTGTGACAGAACCTCCTCATAAGCCTGAGTCCGCTGACAGCTCAGTCAATATAGCAAAGAGGGCTGAAGGTTTGTTCTCTGGGATATGTCTACAGTCCAGCTGGCTGAGACTCATCTTAAGACCACCTGAATCTCCTGAGTATCACCCGCTCCCGGGCCGCCGCTGCCGCCTGCCCTCGCTGCGCCCGCGTCCTCCCCCTCGCTCCGGCCCGGCTCCTTAGCCCAGCGTAGGCGCTCGCTCGCTCATCCGCTCGCTCCCCACGGTGGCTCTGTGGTGACTGAGGCGGCCGAGGCGGCGGAGACGGCCCCGAGCGGCCCTATTAGCAGTTTTTAAAGCATATTGTTTGTGCCTtattatgtgtgtttgtgtttagaagcttaatttttttctaagtacatatcccttgatcattataaaattatcctctctgtcttttatgtttttgagcATGAAATCTATGTCATCTAATATTGTTACCATGGCCACCTTGGCCTTTTGTAgggggttgtttgcttgaaggattgttttctttattttctttctattttttttatttaagtaccatgattacaaacacgattatagttgggttacagtcacaaacagaacattccCCTACAACAGTGAAacattccctcctccctccttcccatcccctgcctatattcgaaacagacattctactacagttatttttttaagttcagtaaaccgtttttgtttttttttcttaaaggataagtgttaaaaaaaaaagttgtgacagtggcaatcgcctttgtttgcataggcccagaaaaatatggggaaaacagggaAAGAATcattggcctgattacaagaaggtctCACCCCAgatgtttattggcataagatcgactctgggctccaggcacaccagtctgtccaacccaagtcattctccgtggtcccagtgaaactttttcacactttaggtgttgttggtatcaggttcctgtatttaaagattctggattctatgcatttttttcatcgaagtcaggctgatgtggagaaTTCTCTAGTTTAAGCACTAGAATCTACTGGTTTTTAGTTTCTAAATGACACATTtagatgtggagcgatctgccttgcaagcaggttgttgctgagttgtctgggtgttgagagcactctttggagtaagtcaatgccagagcagtggtaggtcttccctggtagaggtttgcattctagtaatgttatagacaattgtgattgtttccatagatggtatccattgttcaggggtgtatgggcactgcccattcttctgaggcctaagccaaatcattatgccaatgttcagggtatatgGCCTAACTGCATTGCCAAATTTGTATTCCCATCTCTGTtatataaaaacttgtttgcatatgtattattttcccattttaatgtgcctgtgcaaaagagaaacaatgccacaagataatGTTGGTGTATCTGGGGGCCGATggatcaagtccaacattcccggTAACTTGGTTCAagcatgaattctatacagagatactcttctaccaataTTGCTTATAAATCAGATCTCAAAGggtaaaaagcaaataaacaatcaaataaaaaaacagtgaGCAATATTGCCACTATATAAGTGGATAgtcaaaaaagaattatagatgttaagggaatacatctgagatatataaAGGAGAtaacacatgtcccttttatgttttagaaatagttgaaagggagggtgttgtttctgcctgtcctctctcaccactcctattcaacatagcactggaagtacttgctatagcgattaggcaagaaaaagatatcaagggaatccagataggaaaggaagaagtcaagctctcactgtttgcagatgacatgatactctacttagaaaaccccaaagactctaccaaaaagcttctagaaataatagattcatatagcaaagtggcaggctacaaaattaacacacaaaaatcaatggcctttttatacactaataatgatagggaagaaatggacattaagagaacaatcccattcacattagttccacacaaactcaaatatcttggagtcaacctgactaaagatgtgaaggatctatacaaagaaaactacaaaacactgctccaagaaataagagaggacacgcggaaatggaaacacataccatgctcatggattggcaggatcaacatcattaaaatggcaatacttccaaaagcattgtacagatttaatgcgattcctctgaagatacccatgacattcttcaaagaagtggatcaaatacttctgaaattcatctggaacaacaaacaacctcaaatagctaaagcactccttgggaaaaggaatatgggaggcattactttccccaattttaagttgtattacaaagcaacagttataaaaacagcatggtattggaataaagacagaccctcagatcagtggaataggcttgagtactcagagaaggttcctcagacatataaccaccttgtttttgataaaggagcaagaaatcctaaatggagcagggaaagcctattcaacaagtggtgttggcacaactggttagccacttgcaaaaaagcgaactcagacccacagctaacaccatgtacaaaggtaaaatccaaatggattaaagaccttgatatcagaactgaaactataaggtatatagaacaacatgtaggtgaaacactccaggacattgagactaaaggcatctttaaggaggagacagcactttccaagcaagtggaagcagagataaacagatgggactatattaagctgagaagcttctgcatctcaaaggaaatagtgcccagaatacaaaggccacccactgagtgggagaaattattcacccaatactcatcagataaagggctaatatccaaaatttacaaggtactgacagaactatacaagaaaaaaaacaactaaccccatcaaaaaatggggagaagaaatgaacagacactttgaaaaagaagaaaggcaaatggccaaaaggcacatgaaaagatgttcaacatcactaatcgtcagggagatgcaaatcaaaactactgtgaggtaccacctcacaccactgagattggcacacatcacaaaaaaggaaaacaagcagtgctggcggggatgtggagagaaaggaactctttttcactgctggtgggaatgccgtctagtacaacctttatggaaagcgatatggagattccttcacaaactggaaattgagcttccatacgatccagctataccactcctaggaatatacccaagaaacacaaaaatacaatacaaaaatccattccttactcctatattcattgcagtgctatttacaatagccagactctggaaacaagcaagatgcccttcaacagatgagtggctgaagaaactgtggtacatatacacaatggaatactatgcagccatcaggagagatgaagtcatgaaattttcctatacatggatgtacatggaatctattatgctgagtgaagtaagtcagagggagagagaaagacgcagaatggtttcactcatctatgggctttaagaaaaatgaaggacatttttaacagtatctcagagacaagagagatgagggctggtaggtgcagctcaggacatgcagctcatcacatagagtgatgagtgcagttgcagagatgactacactgaaaactatcataacaatgtgaatgaatgagggaagtggaaagcctgtctcgagtacaggtgtaggggggtggggaggagggagatctgggaaattggtggtgggaatgttgcaccggtgaaggggggtgctctttacatgactgtaatcatacaactataatcatgtttgtaatcacggtgtttaaataaagataaaaaaaaaagaaagaaagggagggtgttgtttctgagagaccactttggtctgtgatttggccaagcgAAGAGTGTATGGAGCCATATTATctccgtgttgcctgctgaagcttccaactcctCAAGAGGCATTtacttcctaattgctggaagccggaagttcaccagtcctctTCCCAACCCTTCAGAAACAGGGAAGTCTgaggtctcctttaaactgctcctcaccAGAACCTGAGCAGGGGGCCAGGTGTATCCCTGGGAactaggaggaaggagagagaagactgtggggggcagccgaggctgcatcttcccctaagcttggccaaaaagcctaccacaTGGAGCCATGTTGTCTCCGTGTTGCCTgttgaagcttccgactccccgagagtcgtttgcttcctaattgcttgaagccagaagttcaccagtttcctcccttctccctgcaGGAACAGGGAagtctggggtctcctttaaactgctcctcgccAGAACCCACTTTCTGGAACCCTGAGCAGGCGGCCAGAGGTAACcctggggaccaggaggaaggagagagaaggcgaTGGgtggcagccgaggctgcatcttcccctaagcttggccaaaaagcctaccacaTGGAGCCATGACGTCCTTGTGTTGCCtactgaagcttccgactccccccAAAACGTTACTATGAAATATATGCAAttcaccttggccaaaacaaaaatcattagtacaaaaaaatggttaaatgtggaaAATAGAAGGTGgtagtgagggagtaaaggaataaaatcagCTTCTGGGCAGCGTTCtgaatatgacaaacagattatacccaatgatatccaaatatttgtctgtACATTCCATCCGGGGG
This window encodes:
- the LOC126026186 gene encoding spermatid perinuclear RNA-binding protein-like yields the protein MRSIRSFANDDRHVMVKHSTIYPSPEELEAVQNMVSTVECALKHVSDWLDETNKSTKAEGETEVKKEEAADTHSKDQGGRTLCGVMRIGLVAKGLLIKDDMDLELILMCKDKPTETLLNTVKDNLPIQIQKLTEEKYQVEQCVDEASIIIRNMKEPTLTLKVILTSPLIRDELEKKDREKVVMKDPPDLLDRQKCLNALASLRHAKWFQASANGLKSCVIVLRILRDLCNRVPTWAPLKGWPLELICEKSIGTCNRPLGAGEALRRVMECLASGILLPGGPGLHDPCERDPTDALSYMTVQQKEDITHSAQHALRLSAFGQIYKVLEMDPLPSSKPFQKYSWSVTDKDGAGSSALKRPFEDGLTDDKDPNKKMKRNLRKILDSKAIDLMNALMRLNQIRPGLQYKLLSQSGPVHAPVFTMSVDVDGTTYEASGPSKKTAKLHVAVKVLQAMGYPTGFDADIECMSSDEKSDNEGKNETVSSNSSNNTGNSTTETSSTLEVRTQGPILTASGNNPVMELNEKRRGLKYELISETGGSHDKRFVMEVEVDGQKFRGAGPNKKVAKASAALAALEKLFSGPNAANNKKKKIIPQAKGVVNTAVSAAVQAVRGRGRGTLTRGAFVGATAAPGYIAPGYGTPYGYSTAAPAYG